The proteins below are encoded in one region of Helianthus annuus cultivar XRQ/B chromosome 2, HanXRQr2.0-SUNRISE, whole genome shotgun sequence:
- the LOC110908089 gene encoding transcription factor MYB2: MYWGGAYEEKWRKGPWTTEEDRLLVHHVNLHGEGRWNSVATLSGLKRNGKSCRLRWVNYLRPDLKRGRITPYEEAIILDLHARWGNRWSTIARSLPGRTDNEIKNYWRTHFKKKSKVMDESTKLKTRLLKRQKFQQEQRQLQLQQLHMQQNEVDVEKIISLLQESENKVGYMSTTMIVRQEGKVYDEQQTSLLFNGGGCYVPETPMNDDIGLWDGLWNMDDIHAPDLCAAKAS, translated from the exons ATGTATTGGGGTGGAGCATACGAAGAAAAGTGGAGAAAAGGGCCATGGACTACCGAAGAAGACCGTTTGCTCGTTCATCATGTCAACTTGCATGGTGAAGGCCGATGGAATTCTGTCGCTACGCTTTCTG GTCTGAAAAGAAATGGGAAAAGTTGTAGACTCAGATGGGTGAACTACTTGAGACCAGACCTTAAGAGAGGTAGAATTACCCCTTATGAAGAAGCCATCATTCTTGATCTACATGCTCGATGGGGAAATCG ATGGTCAACAATTGCAAGAAGCTTGCCCGGAAGGACAGATAACGAGATCAAGAACTATTGGCGAACCCATTTTAAGAAAAAGAGTAAGGTGATGGACGAATCAACCAAGCTTAAAACACGCCTGTTAAAAAGACAAAAGTTTCAACAAGAACAACGACAACTGCAGTTGCAACAACTTCATATGCAACAAAATGAAGTTGATGTAGAAAAGATAATATCTTTGCTCCAAGAAAGTGAGAACAAAGTCGGATACATGTCTACAACAATGATTGTGAGGCAGGAAGGCAAAGTTTACGATGAACAACAAACTAGCCTATTGTTCAATGGTGGCGGTTGTTATGTACCGGAGACCCCTATGAACGACGACATTGGTCTATGGGATGGCTTGTGGAACATGGATGATATTCATGCTCCTGACTTGTGTGCTGCCAAAGCTAGCTAG